A region from the Acidiferrobacter sp. SPIII_3 genome encodes:
- a CDS encoding MSHA biogenesis protein MshK — protein sequence MKRRWLVAAVFVMLAQGASAYGLTDPTRPPWIDPAGAVGARASGLQAIMRDGARRFALIDGRLATVGARIGMARLIAIHHDSVVLRGRDGTRRLFLAPGRSVKKTAVLKDGVS from the coding sequence ATGAAGAGAAGATGGCTCGTAGCGGCGGTATTCGTGATGTTGGCGCAAGGCGCGAGCGCCTACGGTCTCACGGATCCCACGCGCCCCCCGTGGATCGATCCCGCGGGCGCGGTGGGCGCGCGCGCGTCCGGCCTCCAGGCGATCATGCGCGACGGCGCGCGGCGCTTCGCCCTGATCGATGGCCGGCTCGCCACCGTGGGGGCGCGTATCGGGATGGCGCGCCTGATCGCCATCCATCACGATTCGGTCGTGCTCCGCGGCCGCGATGGCACGCGCCGGCTGTTTCTTGCCCCGGGTCGCTCTGTGAAGAAGACGGCGGTCTTGAAGGATGGGGTCTCATGA
- a CDS encoding ExeA family protein, producing MYERYFGLRELPFGLTPDTEYYFAHARQQEALNTLLAAVRMGEGFLKVTGEVGTGKTLLCRKLLAVLAADARFTTAYIPNPTLDPLALMEAIATELAVPPVPGQGPHALTHALTEHLIASCAHGRRVVLCLDEVQAMPVATLESLRLISNLETEKRKLIQIVLFGQPELDARLEDRSVRQLRQRIAFSCRLAPLSLSDTDDYLRHRLHVAGYEGPALFGRRALRVLYRASGGIPRLANILAHKSLMVAYGEGSTVVRARHMRLACADTEAARGRRGFFRLAFRERR from the coding sequence ATGTACGAGCGCTATTTCGGGCTTCGCGAACTGCCCTTCGGACTCACGCCCGATACCGAGTACTATTTTGCCCACGCCCGCCAACAAGAGGCCCTGAACACGCTGCTTGCGGCGGTGCGCATGGGCGAGGGTTTCCTCAAGGTCACAGGCGAGGTCGGGACCGGCAAGACCTTGTTGTGCCGAAAGCTCCTGGCGGTCCTTGCCGCCGATGCCCGATTCACGACCGCCTATATCCCCAATCCCACGCTCGACCCCCTGGCCCTGATGGAGGCGATTGCCACGGAGCTCGCGGTCCCTCCGGTCCCCGGTCAAGGCCCTCATGCCCTCACGCATGCCCTCACCGAACATCTGATCGCGAGCTGCGCGCATGGCCGGCGCGTGGTGTTATGCCTGGACGAGGTCCAGGCCATGCCCGTGGCGACCCTGGAGTCCTTGCGGCTTATCAGCAACCTCGAGACCGAGAAGCGCAAGCTCATACAGATCGTCTTGTTTGGCCAGCCGGAACTCGATGCGCGCCTGGAGGACCGCTCGGTCCGCCAGCTGCGCCAGCGCATCGCCTTTTCGTGCCGGCTCGCACCTTTGTCGCTGAGCGACACCGACGATTATTTGCGGCACAGGCTTCATGTGGCGGGTTATGAAGGGCCGGCGTTGTTCGGGAGGCGCGCCCTGCGTGTGCTTTATCGGGCCTCCGGAGGCATACCGCGACTTGCCAATATCCTCGCCCACAAATCGCTCATGGTCGCCTATGGCGAAGGCTCGACCGTGGTCCGCGCCCGGCACATGCGGCTGGCATGCGCCGACACCGAGGCCGCGCGCGGGCGCCGGGGGTTTTTCAGACTGGCCTTCCGGGAGCGCCGATGA
- a CDS encoding pilus (MSHA type) biogenesis protein MshL, protein MRSRRSRLLAAGLAAALAGCAPRGFDKPLTARMQRNLAAGVRSQKPAAVSAAVANALVPPVTIQLPHARTLAVPNRFDFNTRDAPAAQVFTELVRGTSYSVALPDHLAGRISVHLKNVTVPEAMRVIRTEDGYQYRRRGHQYYILSPGLRTRLFRVHYLDIIRTGVSETRLTGESLTSVGTTGGTMGGAPMPTTGQQSMAPTISVKTTSRSDFWGTLAKTVTALVGKGPGREVITNPQAGLLVVRAGPRTLHTVSRFLRLTQASVDREVVIDAKILEVDLKSGYQSGIDWAKLGNIAGAQVIGAQTGATQLLSSGVATIGGNLGNINPAYGSPNPYGANGYSPINNTAVSALGGIFSLALHAGNFAAFIQLLNTEGRVQVLSSPRVSTVNEQKAVIKVGGDQFFVTGVTNNESLVGISPIATPAVELSPFFSGIALDVTPEIDGHGSIILYIHPSVSEVTQVNQQFSVSGQAFNLPLASSSIQESDSVVRAQSGQVIVIGGLMKEGSTNNNASVPLLGNIPLLGNLFKDKKVVRVKKELVILLKPTVVDLGGPWGRELTRAQRRIARITGH, encoded by the coding sequence ATGAGGTCGCGGCGGTCACGACTCCTGGCGGCGGGTCTCGCCGCGGCGCTTGCCGGATGCGCGCCGCGGGGCTTCGACAAACCGCTCACCGCGCGCATGCAACGCAATCTGGCGGCCGGCGTGCGATCGCAAAAGCCGGCCGCCGTCTCGGCGGCGGTGGCCAACGCCCTGGTGCCTCCGGTCACGATCCAGTTACCGCATGCGCGCACGCTGGCGGTGCCGAATCGCTTTGATTTCAATACACGCGACGCGCCGGCGGCGCAGGTGTTCACGGAACTCGTGCGCGGCACATCCTACAGCGTCGCCCTGCCGGACCATCTCGCCGGGCGCATCAGCGTGCACTTGAAGAATGTCACGGTGCCCGAGGCCATGCGGGTCATTCGCACCGAGGACGGCTACCAGTATCGGCGACGGGGACATCAATACTATATCCTGTCACCGGGCCTCAGGACGCGATTGTTCCGGGTCCATTACCTGGATATCATCCGCACGGGAGTTTCGGAGACGCGCCTCACCGGCGAGAGCCTGACGAGTGTCGGGACCACCGGCGGGACCATGGGTGGGGCGCCGATGCCCACGACCGGACAGCAGAGCATGGCCCCCACGATCTCCGTGAAGACCACCTCGCGCAGCGATTTCTGGGGGACTCTCGCAAAGACCGTCACGGCACTCGTCGGCAAGGGCCCGGGCCGTGAGGTGATCACCAACCCCCAGGCCGGCCTGCTCGTGGTACGCGCCGGTCCGAGGACCTTGCATACCGTGAGCCGCTTCCTGCGGCTCACCCAGGCGAGCGTCGATCGCGAAGTCGTCATCGACGCCAAGATCCTGGAGGTCGACCTGAAGAGCGGCTATCAGAGCGGGATCGATTGGGCCAAGCTTGGGAATATCGCCGGGGCGCAGGTGATCGGCGCCCAGACCGGCGCCACCCAGCTCCTGTCCTCGGGGGTGGCGACCATAGGCGGCAACCTGGGCAACATCAATCCCGCATACGGCAGCCCGAATCCTTATGGCGCGAACGGCTACTCACCGATCAACAATACCGCCGTGTCAGCCCTTGGTGGTATCTTCAGCCTCGCGCTGCATGCCGGGAATTTCGCGGCCTTCATCCAGCTTTTGAATACCGAGGGGCGCGTCCAGGTGCTGTCGAGCCCGCGGGTATCGACCGTGAACGAGCAGAAGGCGGTGATCAAGGTCGGGGGCGATCAGTTTTTCGTGACCGGGGTGACCAACAACGAGTCCCTGGTCGGGATCTCCCCGATCGCCACGCCGGCCGTCGAGCTCTCGCCATTTTTCTCGGGGATCGCGCTCGATGTCACGCCCGAGATCGATGGTCACGGATCGATCATTCTTTATATCCACCCGTCGGTGAGCGAGGTGACGCAGGTCAACCAGCAATTCAGCGTCTCCGGGCAGGCGTTCAATCTCCCGCTCGCCTCGAGCTCCATTCAGGAGTCGGACTCGGTGGTGCGTGCCCAAAGCGGCCAGGTGATCGTCATCGGCGGTTTGATGAAGGAAGGTTCCACCAACAATAACGCCTCGGTGCCGCTGCTCGGTAATATCCCGCTGCTCGGCAATCTCTTCAAGGACAAGAAGGTGGTGAGGGTCAAAAAGGAGCTTGTGATCCTCCTGAAGCCGACGGTTGTGGATCTCGGCGGCCCATGGGGACGGGAGTTGACACGCGCTCAGAGACGGATCGCGCGCATAACGGGCCATTAA